A genomic window from Vitis riparia cultivar Riparia Gloire de Montpellier isolate 1030 chromosome 18, EGFV_Vit.rip_1.0, whole genome shotgun sequence includes:
- the LOC117906673 gene encoding F-box protein At1g47056-like, giving the protein MGQSASTSAISSGSSRRGSNHPHRSRSKSMVQIPSMQVEENVQFRQIDEDLDYISDLPDECLACIFQSLGSGDRKQCSLVCRRWLRIEGQTRHRLSLNAHSDLLTVVPSLFSRFDAVTKLALKCDRRSVSIGDDALILISLGCRNLTRLKLRACRELTDAGMGVFAKNCKGLKKLSCGSCTFGAKGMSAVLDNCSALEELSVKRLRGISDGSAVDQIGPGVAASSLKTICLKEQYNGQCFWPLIIGAKNLRTLKLFRCSGDCDNLLQLVANRTTSMVEIHLERLQVSDLGLVAISHFLDLEILHLVKTSECTNAGLVSVAERCKLLRKLHIDGWKANRIGDEGLSAVAKCCPNLQELVLIGVNPTKLSLEMLAANCQNLERLALCASDTVGDAEISCIAAKCLALKKLCIKSCPVSDQGMRALACGCPNLVKVKVKKCRAVTYEGADGLRASRESLAVNLDTGETEHQDASASDGGAQENAVELPPLASQNGAANIASSSSGRSNSLKARLGLLTGRNLVASTLRRWTSSNSSSRGNQRSN; this is encoded by the coding sequence ATGGGCCAATCAGCTTCTACTTCTGCGATATCATCAGGATCTAGTCGCCGAGGCAGCAATCACCCTCATCGATCCCGGAGTAAATCAATGGTGCAGATCCCTTCGATGCAGGTCGAAGAAAACGTTCAGTTTCGGCAGATCGATGAAGACTTGGACTACATCTCCGATCTGCCCGACGAATGCTTGGCTTGCATTTTCCAGTCGCTTGGATCTGGTGATCGCAAACAGTGCTCACTCGTCTGTCGGCGATGGCTCCGGATTGAGGGTCAGACCCGTCATCGACTTTCTCTCAATGCACACTCCGATCTACTTACCGTCGTTCCTTCTCTATTCTCTAGGTTTGACGCGGTGACGAAACTCGCTCTCAAATGTGATCGGAGATCTGTTAGCATTGGCGACGATGCCCTTATACTCATTTCTCTCGGGTGCAGGAATCTGACTCGTCTCAAACTCCGCGCTTGCCGTGAATTGACCGATGCCGGCATGGGGGTTTTTGCGAAGAATTGCAAAGGGTTGAAAAAGCTTTCATGTGGATCTTGTACCTTTGGAGCCAAGGGCATGAGCGCAGTCCTAGATAATTGCTCTGCTCTCGAAGAGTTATCCGTGAAGCGCCTCCGAGGAATCTCCGATGGATCGGCTGTGGACCAGATTGGGCCCGGTGTAGCTGCATCATCTCTCAAAACAATATGCTTGAAGGAGCAGTATAATGGACAGTGTTTCTGGCCGCTTATTATCGGCGCCAAGAATCTACGGACACTAAAACTCTTCAGGTGTTCTGGGGATTGCGACAACCTTCTCCAGCTTGTTGCTAATCGAACTACTAGTATGGTTGAAATCCATCTGGAAAGGCTTCAAGTTAGTGATCTCGGCCTAGTAGCTATATCGCATTTTTTGGATCTTGAGATCTTACACCTTGTGAAGACTTCCGAGTGCACGAATGCAGGACTTGTGTCAGTAGCTGAACGATGTAAACTTCTGAGGAAGCTTCACATTGATGGATGGAAGGCAAACAGGATAGGCGATGAAGGTCTAAGTGCGGTTGCAAAATGTTGCCCCAATCTTCAGGAACTTGTTCTTATTGGTGTCAATCCCACAAAGTTGAGTTTGGAGATGCTGGCTGCAAATTGCCAGAATCTGGAGCGGTTGGCATTGTGTGCGAGTGATACTGTTGGTGATGCCGAGATTTCTTGTATTGCTGCAAAATGCTTAGCATTGAAGAAGCTATGTATCAAGAGCTGCCCTGTTTCGGATCAGGGTATGAGAGCACTTGCATGCGGATGCCCTAATTTGGTGAAGGTGAAGGTTAAGAAGTGCAGGGCAGTGACTTATGAGGGTGCGGATGGATTGAGGGCAAGTAGGGAATCACTGGCTGTCAATTTAGACACGGGTGAAACTGAGCATCAAGATGCAAGTGCTAGTGATGGTGGGGCACAGGAAAATGCAGTTGAATTGCCTCCCTTGGCCAGTCAAAATGGAGCTGCTAATATTGCTTCGAGCAGTTCTGGTCGATCAAACTCTCTTAAGGCAAGGTTAGGGCTTCTAACGGGAAGGAATTTAGTGGCCTCAACTTTGAGAAGGTGGACAAGCAGTAACAGCAGTTCCCGGGGTAATCAGAGAAGTAACTGA